One Elaeis guineensis isolate ETL-2024a chromosome 10, EG11, whole genome shotgun sequence genomic window carries:
- the LOC105059755 gene encoding LOW QUALITY PROTEIN: membrane magnesium transporter (The sequence of the model RefSeq protein was modified relative to this genomic sequence to represent the inferred CDS: inserted 1 base in 1 codon), with the protein MGVGFVVGVLGCVILVDAAYSAIQYRGMLKIMEEEFSGPPMNVVVELLLGLALCMWAGLAVPAKFLSIXPDSEENRIVSLPANLDFMIFNHRGKVLPTNTELKLKVQAF; encoded by the exons ATGGGAGTTGGATTCGTGGTCGGGGTTCTTGGCTGCGTTATTCTTGTCGACGCCGCCTATTCAGCCATCCAAT ATAGAGGCATGCTGAAGATCATGGAGGAAGAGTTCTCCGGTCCTCCGATGAAT GTTGTGGTGGAGCTACTTCTGGGGTTAGCTCTGTGCATGTGGGCGGGGCTGGCCGTGCCCGCGAAGTTTCTCTCCA CTCCCGATTCGGAAGAGAACAG GATTGTTTCTTTACCGGCCAACCTGGACTTCATGATATTCAATCATCGTGGCAAAGTGTTACCAACCAATACAGAGTTGAAGTTGAAGGTGCAGGCTTTCTAA